The nucleotide sequence CGGAACTTCGAAGTCGAATTCCTTCTTGCCGCGGTATTGGGCTTCGGAAATTTTCTGATTCACCAGGTACGAGATACCGGACATGAAATCCATCAAGAACCGCATGGCGAAAATCCACACGATCAGCTTGGCCTGCAGGTCCGACTGCGTGGCCGGATCGAGGGCCAGCGTAATGAACGAAATCAAGGCCACGCCCGTCACGCCGTACGTTTCGAAACCGTCGGCCGTCGGGCCGACCGAGTCGCCGGCGTTGTCGCCCGTGCAGTCGGCGATCACGCCCGGGTTACGGGGATCGTCTTCCTTGACGTTGAAGACGATCTTCATCAGGTCCGAGCCGATGTCGGCGATCTTGGTGAAAATACCGCCGGCGATACGCAAGGCCGAAGCGCCCAGTGATTCGCCGATGGCGAAGCCCAAAAAGCAGATGCCCACGATCTCGCGGGGGACGAACAAAAGGATGATGACCATCATCACGAGTTCGAGCGAGATGAGGAACAAACCGATCGACATACCGGCTCGCAACGGAATATTGACCACGTCCCACGGTTCGCCGCGGAGCGACGCGAAGGCGGTGCGGGCGTTGGCGTACGTATTGACGCGGATGCCGTACCAGGCCACCCAGTACGAACCGGTGATACCTACCAAGGCAAAAGCCAGCACCATCAGGCCCGTGCCGACGCTCTTATGCTGCAGGCCGACGAAGTAATACATCATCGCCACGGCGATGATGGCGAAGAGCATCATCAGGAACTTGCCCTGCTGGACCAGGTAGGTCTTGCAGGTCTGGAAGATGATTTCGGCCACGTCGAGCATCGACTGGTGAGCCGGCAAGTTCTTGATCTCGCGCCGCAAGTACAAGCTGATGCCTAACGTCCCGACGATGACGAACGAGCCGTAAAACAACAGATTCCAAGCCGTGATGTCGTTTCCGGCAATTTTGAACGTGCCGGCATTCAAATCCGGGATGGCGAGGTCGGCTTCGCTCGCCAGGACAGTCGAGCTTAAGAGAACCAACACGAACGAGGCGAGTGCCAGACGCATCGCAGTCGTGGGCAGGGTGCGCAACGATCTCACGGCTTGTCTCCGGTACGGTGTTTGACTCTTACTTATGCGGTGATTTAGTGCTCGTCGGGCCGCCGCAACTCAACACGGCGACACCGTTAACGATTTCTTTAGGACCCGCGGCCGCGCTCGAGATGCACCAGGCAACCGCGCTTCAAAAGGGTCTGATCGACTGGCCCCGCTGGCCCCGGATGAAATGCCCGGACAGCGGTACCATCCCCTGGCAGGCAAAAAGACTGCCCGCCCAAAGACCCCCTTGTATGGGCAGTAGTGTAACTATAGGTCCCCAAAGAGGGAAGGTGTGATTCGCGGGGCCGGTTTGGACGCTTCCGGCAGGCCACGAACCGCGCGATTTCAGCGTATCGGGGGCCAGCCCGTTTGGGGACGATGAGGTTCAATCCACCCGGATCGACGGTGCGCCGTTACCAGAGTTCCCAGGGGCCCGGTAAGGGCAGCGTTTTGTCCTGTTTGCTACCTTCCTGAACCCTTTCCCGGCGTCTTGCGTAAAATCACTTGACGCGAATATAGTTGATATATAAAACATATGGAAGGTGAAGCCGATAAGGAAGCAGAGCCATGACCACCGCGCGATTGCAACGCGAGCTGAAAAAGAAGCGCCCCTTCGACGCGGTCGAGCAGGAGGTGGCGCTCGGCATCGTGCGCACGAGCGACCAATTACAGCATCGCTTTACGCGGTTGTTCCGCGACTTCGGACTGACGCCATCACAATACAATGTCCTGCGCATCCTGCGCGGCGAAGGGCAGCCGCTACCGATTCTGGAGATTGCCAGCCGCACGATCACCGTCGTGCCCGGGATCACCGGCCTGATCGATCGATTGGAAGAGGCGGGCCTGGTCAGCCGGCAGCGCTGCGCCGAAGACCGGCGCGTGATTTATGTGTCGTTGACTGCCAAGGCCGCCAAGCTGCTGGCCAGCATCGATCAACCGCTGTTGGATCTGCACAAGCGACTGCTGCGCGGCGTAGCGGCGGGGGAGCTACGCCAATTGGGTGACTTGCTGGAAAAGGTTCGTACGTCGATCGCGGGCGAGCCCGAGTAGCGAACGTGCCTGATTTCGTCGGACGTGTCATTGGGGAGTGCGAAGAGGATCGGCTTAGGCTAATACTTGATATATCAACTATCGGCCGAATTCGACAGCTTGCCACGAGACCGTGCAAGGGCAGCGGGCAAAAAAGGAGGTCCATCCATCATGTTTCAGGTAAGACGAGCGAACGAGCGAGGGCATTTCGATCACGGCTGGCTGAATACGTTCCACACGTTTTCCTTCGGCGACTACTACGATCCTGCGCATACGCAGTTCCGTGCCTTGCGCGTGATGAACGAAGACACCGTGGCGCCGGGGCAGGGGTTCGGTATGCACGGTCATCGCGACATGGAAATCGTCACCTACGTGCTGTCGGGCGCGCTTGAGCATCGAGACAGCCTCGGGAACGGCGAAGTGTTGCGCCCCGGCGAATTGCAGCGCATGGCCGCCGGCACCGGCATCCGCCACAGCGAGTTCAACCCCTCGGCGACCGAGCTGGTACACCTGTATCAGATCTGGCTTTTGCCCGAGCGGACGGGCCTGACGCCGGGTTATGAGCAGAAGTCGTTCGCCGATGCGATGCGGCCGGGACAGTGGCTCCTGGTGGCGTCGCCCGACGCCGCGGACGGATCGTTGCACATCCGTCAGGACGCGCGGCTGTACCTCGCCCAGCTCGAAGCGGGGCAGCAACTGTCGCGCGAAATTCCAGCCGGAAGGCACGCCTGGCTGCAAGTGCTGCGCGGAGGCGTCAACGTCGGCGGCGCGTCCCTTGCGGCC is from Pirellulales bacterium and encodes:
- a CDS encoding MarR family transcriptional regulator, whose protein sequence is MTTARLQRELKKKRPFDAVEQEVALGIVRTSDQLQHRFTRLFRDFGLTPSQYNVLRILRGEGQPLPILEIASRTITVVPGITGLIDRLEEAGLVSRQRCAEDRRVIYVSLTAKAAKLLASIDQPLLDLHKRLLRGVAAGELRQLGDLLEKVRTSIAGEPE
- a CDS encoding pirin family protein; translated protein: MFQVRRANERGHFDHGWLNTFHTFSFGDYYDPAHTQFRALRVMNEDTVAPGQGFGMHGHRDMEIVTYVLSGALEHRDSLGNGEVLRPGELQRMAAGTGIRHSEFNPSATELVHLYQIWLLPERTGLTPGYEQKSFADAMRPGQWLLVASPDAADGSLHIRQDARLYLAQLEAGQQLSREIPAGRHAWLQVLRGGVNVGGASLAAGDGVAVSNERQISLASQGASEVLLFDLA